The DNA region GGTCGATTTGAGAGGTTGTGCCTAGGCTTAGATCCCGAACTTCTTCCCACAGCTTCTGTAGAGTTTCCGTTTCCTCCATGGCCGGCGGAAAAGCTTCAAACTCGAAACTCGAAAGCGCCCCCCTGGTGTTTGATGTTTTGACCGTGAGAACTGGGGTTGAAAACTAGCAGCTCAGtttgatattttgatttttttttcttttgcttttcctattattttcaaatttttttacaaataaaataaattattggtgTTAGAAGGAGCTAACTCTCACACAATAACTAACTGAACTACCTGTGTAGATGTCAATTACATTGAGTTCATAATAGCATAGAACGAGCGAAGCGGAAATTAGAGCTAATCATGAGTTCATATGAGGTATACATCAGATCTTGATTTCCAGTACATTCAACTAATCACAAAAGTGTCAGACTACAACAGATATGAACATTGTCACACTAAAAGGTTAATCAAGATCCTTTGAGCCTCAAAGAATTAAGGAATGTTGGTTGATGGTGCAATGAATATTCATTTTAGTAGCATATACAGTACAAAAAGCTGTTCAGACAAGGGCAACCATTCAACCACTTTGTAAAACTAGCATTCTGCTAGTGCATTATCCCCTTCATTGAGGATTCAGCCAAATCAGTGTTgtcttgaaagttgaaactggACTTTTCCATCATTCAACTTAAACCACATCCTCTTGTGCCATAGCCAACAGCTTAACAAGTACTCCGTACAAGGTTTAACGTGAAGTGTTTTGGCCATGAGAATTAGACATCCACAGGACATGAAAGGACAGCCTCTTGCAAATTAATCAGCCGGCCATGACAGGAGAAGCAATTGGATAACCCGGACGGATTCTATTCGGTAAAGGCCTTGCAATGAGACTATCAGCCATCCAACCTACTATTTCACTATCATTCTTGACGTGGCAGAATTCCCTCTCAACATATTCTAAAGACATTTGGAGTCTCCCCTCCGGTCTACAATCACTGCACACACCACTTGATAGAATTCCCGCATTTTTCTCCAACCAGTAGAGATAGTTAACATGAAACATCGACTTCAGCATGTCTTGTGGTGAGGAGTTCTCTTTGAGTACAACCTGCTCAATtcccaatattaaaacaaagCAGAACATTATGAGCGACGTGAATGAAAGAGAAACTTTGCTAGACAGGTCCAGTATATATCTTGCAGGAAGTCAATTTAACAATATTAGTGAGCAAGAAAATTGGGAGATAAAAGGAAAACGATCGCGTTTTCTTACACAGAATCTGCCTTCATGTTCTGCGAGTATATAACCTTCATTTTTGTAGAGGTCAAGCAGTGCAAGCGCATCTTCCCTACTTTTAACAATGTCAGATAGTCTAGAACCCAGTTGTAACCTATCCACAATATGAGCAGCTGCATTCTTGGCTTCTCGGGAAAGATCCTCTGCTTGTGCCTAAGACTCATACCAGAAAAACTACCATCAGAGAGTTGGTATCCAAGctctgaaaaataaaatcttccaTGTAGCTGACGCAAACTCTGCATATAGATTACCCTTAGGAAGTGCAGCTGAGTTTAAACGAAAAATGACTTACTTACCTCATATGCTGGCTTCAAACATAAAGCCGGAAAGACAGGAAAAAGTGGCTCCGCATTGTTCACCTCCTTAACAGAAGGAACTAAGCCACTAAGCAGGTATTCACTAAAAAGTAAACCTGCAAGACCACATAAAAGTACATGAGTTCCACAACTTGAGAAACAGCAGACCAGTGAAGATCATCTCAGTTTTTAAATCAATGGGTAAATAAATAAGAATCATGTGACTCTTAACAATTGATTGCTTAGGacagaaaggaaagaaaataatcatgTTGGAGAGGACCTTGGAACAAGTAGATGGTGTAACTGTGTGAATCCATGATAGAAGGAAAATGAAAGAGTAAATGTAAACCTACATAAGTGAAAAAGAAACAGAAAGTACTTTTATATTTCTCTCCTACTCTCTACCCTTCCTTTTTATTTGTCCAACTAATGATGGTGTGACATCATTATTGATGATGTGGTGTCTCGTGCCTTCCATACAATCCCCTCAAACAATTCAACCACTTCAAGGAATCATTAGCTGATTTAAGGCATAAGATTGAACAAAAGAAATACAAGTGGAGAACAAGTTGTGAACACAACATCAAAAGAGCTGTAACTCAAAAATCGTGTTGACGTGTTTTTAAATGTAATGCATATGATTCAGGTGATACCATCTGGTATAAGGTTCAAGTTTATATGATGTATAGCAAATACCAACAGCTTTCTGGACTTATTCTCTTCTCTTTTGTGGATGAATACCTTACTACTAGATCCTTGTGCAGGTAAGCAAACACCCAAAATTAATAACTAATGAGCAATCCTCCCTGAGCAATTTCCAGTATTGAAAGCAACAGATCAAGGATAGAGTTTAACAATTAAGAGTACCACCCACACCGCCATATAATCGGTTGAAAGTCAGTACACAACTACAATGTCATTTGCTGGATTTGTATGCATGAATTTTTCTATAGCAAGTTATTATGGATGATACAATATCAAACACAATAAAAGTAAAGGAAAAAGATTTTACTTGCGCGGTAAGGATTTAAAGTCCTTAGCTGAATGGACTGATATGACTTCAGATTACAGAACATGTGAATCCAAGTTATCACGCCAAAAGAAGCAAGAGCAAGGGGTGTAGAAGAACTTGTGTAGTTAGCAAGTGCTATTCCGAGCATAATTCCAATGCCCTTGCTCACCATACCCTGTGCTTCACCCTTAGCAATTACCTGCCATTAGAGAAACCTTAGAAAAGGCATGTTCATGCAACTAACTTATATCTCAGAACAACAAGAAATGTGGAAATAATCAACTGAAATAAAATCTTTAGAAAGTTATTGTGGAACAGACAAATGCTTTAAAAATCAAAAGATAGTAACCAAGCAGAGGATTCACCTCAGCAAAATTCCTTTGAGCAGCAAAGCCAGCATAAAAACAACTCCTCGTAGCAGCCTATCACAAGAAAGATATCAGAGTGCATTATTGAACAAAACTTGCATTTCTCCAGTGACAATACCCATTTGGTGGAATATATGTGCAGAGAAATACGCTAATACCAGAAAGACATGACAACTAATGCATGAGGATCCCAACCCATAGCTTTACATAATCCTTAAAACATGGATGAATACATAAAAACTCAAGTACATTATAGAAAACTTTTCTGACTTGATAGTTTTCAGAAAATTAGCCACGATTTTTAACACTTGGGCTGAACAATTCACCTGTATTAATGCAGCAGCTGATCTCCCTGCTCCAGCAACCGCACCAATATGTACAAACAGATGGGGAAATGCTGGAGTCAGTATCTCCAGTCCATAAGCAGCATTCTCCAAGAGGTCAGCAAACAGCCTCCAACCTTTTGGATGGACATCAAAATGTCTGCCATAGTTTGACAACAGAATCTTGCTAAGATATCCAATTCCATCCTTGAGCACCCAATTCACAGCCGCAGCAGTAGGAATGGCCCCTTTCCCCAATCCAACAGCATAAAGCAAAGCCTATCATACAAAAGAATTGGCTAGACATAAAGTCTCAAGAATGAAGAATTCCCAAAACCAAAATCAAGTTCTCAACAAACCAAAATGATAGCACTGTCTTGTTTGAGAACAATTTGTGATGCTACTTTCCTCTATATAAATGAAAAATGCATGTTTCTCAACAATGATTACCTGAGTGGCCAGAACGCCGCTAATTTGGGCGGCAACACCTTGAACAGCTCTCCAAAGAGAGTATTCCAAGTAATCACTAGTAACACTCTCGGGAAACCCCTCTGGCAACATCAAACTCATGGCTAAGTTCCTACATTGCATCCACAAATCAACGGTAAAGTCCCTGAAAGAGGACGGTTTTGAATCGGAGCCCCGTGGCGACCAAAAACACACTGTTCTCGGAACAATAAATTCATCTTTGAAGTGATCTGCTACGAGCTCAACCCGCTTTCCTCCTCGAATTTCATACAAAGTCTCTGTATCATTCTCTTCGCCATTAGTCTTCGCCTGTACTAATGAAGCTAATAGCAAGCCGCAGGTGACGGAAGACGAGACTGAAACGAGTAATAGGAGAAGCGGCTTACACGAAGTGACAGACGCAAAAGTATTATTTTCATTTGTGAACATACAAGAAAAAGGGAGCAGAAAGAGATGCTTCTCgtcaaaattgaagaaatcaTCCCACcaatcgccgccgccgccgccgtcatTTCTACCTCCGCCGTTGTTGTTATTGTCTCCATTGTggttggcggcggcggcgaaaGGTCGGAGAAGATTGGGACTGCGGCTTGAGAGGGACGAGGGAAACGACCGGAATACTGATTGAACAGAAGATGTAGGAAGAAACGGTTTTCGCGGCCAGTGGAAACGGTTCAAATTGGCGGGAAAGAAAGTTGCGGCAACGTattcggcggcggcggaggtggGATTTGCCGGTGTGGGATAACGGTGGAGCGAAAAGGGAGGGGAAACGCAGCCCATGGTCTTggaaattcaagaattaggGTGGCGCTCTGAAACTAACGACACTTGGAGAAAGCCGTCAACGGCCGCTCTCTcactttctatttttcttttattttgacTTGTTTGCCCCTTCGTCTCcgtctggttttttttttttttttttttttttttttttttttttNCCCACACCGCCATATAATCGGTTGAAAGTCAGTACACAACTACAATGTCATTTGCTGGATTTGTATGCATGAATTTTTCTATAGCAAGTTATTATGGATGATACAATATCAAACACAATAAAAGTAAAGGAAAAAGATTTTACTTGCGCGGTAAGGATTTAAAGTCCTTAGCTGAATGGACTGATATGACTTCAGATTACAGAACATGTGAATCCAAGTTATCACGCCAAAAGAAGCAAGAGCAAGGGGTGTAGAAGAACTTGTGTAGTTAGCAAGTGCTATTCCGAGCATAATTCCAATGCCCTTGCTCACCATACCCTGTGCTTCACCCTTAGCAATTACCTGCCATTAGAGAAACCTTAGAAAAGGCATGTTCATGCAACTAACTTATATCTCAGAACAACAAGAAATGTGGAAATAATCAACTGAAATAAAATCTTTAGAAAGTTATTGTGGAACAGACAAATGCTTTAAAAATCAAAAGATAGTAACCAAGCAGAGGATTCACCTCAGCAAAATTCCTTTGAGCAGCAAAGCCAGCATAAAAACAACTCCTCGTAGCAGCCTATCACAAGAAAGATATCAGAGTGCATTATTGAACAAAACTTGCATTTCTCCAGTGACAATACCCATTTGGTGGAATATATGTGCAGAGAAATACGCTAATACCAGAAAGACATGACAACTAATGCATGAGGATCCCAACCCATAGCTTTACATAATCCTTAAAACATGGATGAATACATAAAAACTCAAGTACATTATAGAAAACTTTTCTGACTTGATAGTTTTCAGAAAATTAGCCACGATTTTTAACACTTGGGCTGAACAATTCACCTGTATTAATGCAGCAGCTGATCTCCCTGCTCCAGCAACCGCACCAATATGTACAAACAGATGGGGAAATGCTGGAGTCAGTATCTCCAGTCCATAAGCAGCATTCTCCAAGAGGTCAGCAAACAGCCTCCAACCTTTTGGATGGACATCAAAATGTCTGCCATAGTTTGACAACAGAATCTTGCTAAGATATCCAATTCCATCCTTGAGCACCCAATTCACAGCCGCAGCAGTAGGAATGGCCCCTTTCCCCAATCCAACAGCATAAAGCAAAGCCTATCATACAAAAGAATTGGCTAGACATAAAGTCTCAAGAATGAAGAATTCCCAAAACCAAAATCAAGTTCTCAACAAACCAAAATGATAGCACTGTCTTGTTTGAGAACAATTTGTGATGCTACTTTCCTCTATATAAATGAAAAATGCATGTTTCTCAACAATGATTACCTGAGTGGCCAGAACGCCGCTAATTTGGGCGGCAACACCTTGAACAGCTCTCCAAAGAGAGTATTCCAAGTAATCACTAGTAACACTCTCGGGAAACCCCTCTGGCAACATCAAACTCATGGCTAAGTTCCTACATTGCATCCACAAATCAACGGTAAAGTCCCTGAAAGAGGACGGTTTTGAATCGGAGCCCCGTGGCGACCAAAAACACACTGTTCTCGGAACAATAAATTCATCTTTGAAGTGATCTGCTACGAGCTCAACCCGCTTTCCTCCTCGAATTTCATACAAAGTCTCTGTATCATTCTCTTCGCCATTAGTCTTCGCCTGTACTAATGAAGCTAATAGCAAGCCGCAGGTGACGGAAGACGAGACTGAAACGAGTAATAGGAGAAGCGGCTTACACGAAGTGACAGACGCAAAAGTATTATTTTCATTTGTGAACATACAAGAAAAAGGGAGCAGAAAGAGATGCTTCTCgtcaaaattgaagaaatcaTCCCACcaatcgccgccgccgccgccgtcatTTCTACCTCCGCCGTTGTTGTTATTGTCTCCATTGTggttggcggcggcggcgaaaGGTCGGAGAAGATTGGGACTGCGGCTTG from Ipomoea triloba cultivar NCNSP0323 chromosome 6, ASM357664v1 includes:
- the LOC116023675 gene encoding protein root UVB sensitive 1, chloroplastic-like — its product is MGCVSPPFSLHRYPTPANPTSAAAEYVAATFFPANLNRFHWPRKPFLPTSSVQSVFRSFPSSLSSRSPNLLRPFAAAANHNGDNNNNGGGRNDGGGGGDWWDDFFNFDEKHLFLLPFSCMFTNENNTFASVTSCKPLLLLLVSVSSSVTCGLLLASLVQAKTNGEENDTETLYEIRGGKRVELVADHFKDEFIVPRTVCFWSPRGSDSKPSSFRDFTVDLWMQCRNLAMSLMLPEGFPESVTSDYLEYSLWRAVQGVAAQISGVLATQALLYAVGLGKGAIPTAAAVNWVLKDGIGYLSKILLSNYGRHFDVHPKGWRLFADLLENAAYGLEILTPAFPHLFVHIGAVAGAGRSAAALIQAATRSCFYAGFAAQRNFAEVIAKGEAQGMVSKGIGIMLGIALANYTSSSTPLALASFGVITWIHMFCNLKSYQSIQLRTLNPYRASKIFFLYFYCV
- the LOC116021844 gene encoding protein root UVB sensitive 1, chloroplastic — protein: MGCVSPPFSLHRYPTPANPTSAAAEYVAATFFPANLNRFHWPRKPFLPTSSVQSVFRSFPSSLSSRSPNLLRPFAAAANHNGDNNNNGGGRNDGGGGGDWWDDFFNFDEKHLFLLPFSCMFTNENNTFASVTSCKPLLLLLVSVSSSVTCGLLLASLVQAKTNGEENDTETLYEIRGGKRVELVADHFKDEFIVPRTVCFWSPRGSDSKPSSFRDFTVDLWMQCRNLAMSLMLPEGFPESVTSDYLEYSLWRAVQGVAAQISGVLATQALLYAVGLGKGAIPTAAAVNWVLKDGIGYLSKILLSNYGRHFDVHPKGWRLFADLLENAAYGLEILTPAFPHLFVHIGAVAGAGRSAAALIQAATRSCFYAGFAAQRNFAEVIAKGEAQGMVSKGIGIMLGIALANYTSSSTPLALASFGVITWIHMFCNLKSYQSIQLRTLNPYRASLLFSEYLLSGLVPSVKEVNNAEPLFPVFPALCLKPAYEAQAEDLSREAKNAAAHIVDRLQLGSRLSDIVKSREDALALLDLYKNEGYILAEHEGRFCVVLKENSSPQDMLKSMFHVNYLYWLEKNAGILSSGVCSDCRPEGRLQMSLEYVEREFCHVKNDSEIVGWMADSLIARPLPNRIRPGYPIASPVMAG